Proteins from a single region of Dysosmobacter acutus:
- a CDS encoding FAD-dependent oxidoreductase, with protein sequence MLEKCAPFDVIVIGSGGGGLRAAISAAEGGANTLIVAKGKINRSGSTLLAGANLSADIACDGRSLHEMGLSDWNQDDSKEKFFADVCHEGFYLGNQKLIRKFVDGAPDRIRELMGWGMEVLGTEGERGISVFGSAILDSLFRRVKELGISYVESHLFTDLVVEDGVVKGCTCVDLLTGEIKYFPAKAVVIATGGSHGIFRNNSGPTDCCGEGPAAALRAGAELIDMEMISFCPSVILHPVMYKGNILPYIMNTTGYGTYVNKFGKPFTQRHLTAEVEALALDTEWNKMLLSYALQKEINSQRCNRFGGVYYTLPLSPEELKEELYHDLPNLSKGMYHDIMEIFLNNRCVTCAPFAHYFEGGIRIDEEMGTKLPGLFAAGECTGGMFGANRVSAATTEMLIEGNIAGASAASYAGKAAVDTASDKLLARMEEELLRPFTKDSGVSPVELRQALHDATAASLTVLRNGKSLEKGLQDVLSLQKELTGVSLATKERRYNKEWLEYLQLRNGLITAAATLTAASMRKESRGVHVREDYFYTDNENYLKNLVVKNCALDTEWVAPVHTDIHPEPVRKDYIPYVEDVIAKLS encoded by the coding sequence ATGCTTGAAAAATGCGCTCCATTTGATGTCATTGTCATCGGAAGCGGCGGCGGCGGTCTGCGCGCGGCAATCAGCGCCGCAGAGGGCGGCGCAAACACGTTGATTGTGGCCAAGGGAAAGATCAACCGCAGCGGCTCCACGCTGCTGGCAGGAGCAAACCTGAGCGCGGACATCGCCTGCGACGGCCGCAGCCTCCACGAGATGGGGCTGAGTGACTGGAACCAGGACGATTCAAAAGAGAAGTTTTTTGCGGACGTCTGCCATGAGGGCTTTTACTTGGGCAACCAGAAGCTGATCCGCAAATTTGTGGACGGCGCGCCGGACCGGATCCGCGAGCTGATGGGCTGGGGCATGGAGGTCCTGGGCACTGAGGGCGAGCGGGGCATCTCCGTGTTCGGCTCCGCAATCCTGGACTCCCTGTTCCGGCGGGTAAAAGAGTTGGGCATCTCCTATGTGGAAAGCCACCTTTTCACCGACCTTGTGGTGGAGGACGGAGTGGTAAAGGGCTGCACCTGTGTGGACCTGCTCACCGGCGAGATCAAGTACTTCCCCGCCAAGGCGGTGGTCATCGCCACCGGCGGCAGCCACGGCATCTTTCGGAACAACAGCGGTCCCACCGACTGCTGCGGCGAAGGCCCGGCGGCGGCTCTGCGGGCGGGTGCCGAGCTCATCGACATGGAGATGATCTCCTTCTGCCCCTCGGTCATTCTTCACCCAGTGATGTATAAGGGCAACATTCTTCCCTACATCATGAACACCACCGGCTATGGTACATATGTCAACAAATTCGGCAAGCCCTTTACCCAGCGCCACCTGACCGCGGAGGTGGAAGCTCTGGCCCTTGACACCGAGTGGAACAAGATGCTGCTTTCCTATGCGCTGCAAAAGGAGATCAATTCCCAGCGCTGCAACCGCTTTGGCGGCGTCTATTACACCCTTCCCCTCTCCCCGGAGGAGCTGAAGGAGGAACTCTATCACGATCTCCCCAACCTGTCCAAGGGCATGTACCATGACATTATGGAGATTTTCCTGAACAACCGCTGCGTGACCTGCGCCCCGTTTGCCCACTATTTCGAGGGCGGCATCCGCATCGACGAGGAGATGGGGACAAAACTGCCCGGCCTCTTTGCAGCGGGCGAATGCACCGGCGGCATGTTCGGCGCCAACCGGGTTTCCGCCGCCACCACAGAGATGCTGATCGAGGGGAACATCGCCGGCGCCTCCGCCGCCTCCTATGCGGGGAAGGCCGCCGTGGACACTGCGTCTGACAAGCTGCTTGCCCGGATGGAGGAGGAACTGCTCCGCCCCTTCACGAAGGACAGCGGCGTAAGCCCGGTGGAGCTGCGTCAGGCGCTGCACGACGCCACCGCCGCCTCCCTGACGGTCCTGCGCAACGGCAAGTCTCTTGAAAAGGGCCTTCAGGATGTGCTGAGCCTGCAGAAGGAGCTGACCGGCGTATCCCTGGCCACCAAGGAACGCAGATATAATAAGGAGTGGCTGGAATACCTGCAGCTGCGAAACGGACTCATCACTGCCGCGGCCACCCTTACGGCGGCCTCCATGCGGAAGGAAAGCCGGGGCGTCCATGTGCGGGAGGACTATTTCTACACGGACAATGAGAACTATCTCAAAAACCTGGTGGTCAAAAACTGCGCGCTGGACACCGAATGGGTGGCACCGGTCCACACCGACATCCATCCGGAGCCGGTCCGCAAGGACTACATCCCCTATGTGGAAGACGTAATCGCAAAGCTGAGTTAA
- a CDS encoding L-2-amino-thiazoline-4-carboxylic acid hydrolase: protein MTQKQPILLTETHHGGILVAFYKVLMDFCGRERGYDLFMTAGRTYGARRGRRMAMRAMRDGNPLDLTSYFAYGELLCNDEGLNDEGTYEAIPGTVHEHQTDCWWAREFRAMDCEQCGVDYCKEIDGAVVRGFNPTMGFERTQNMHLNSSCDFYFHSPEVKSDFMSTYETRLKPGQCVKREMAYHCADVYQMYCHVITQVLPNDAAGLIEQVRAILSERYGKDFLPVLDSYSGTDFEQI from the coding sequence ATGACGCAAAAGCAACCGATCTTGTTGACTGAGACCCACCACGGCGGAATCCTGGTGGCATTCTATAAGGTTCTGATGGACTTTTGCGGCCGGGAGCGGGGATACGACCTCTTCATGACCGCCGGGCGTACCTACGGCGCCCGGCGCGGCCGGAGAATGGCCATGCGGGCCATGCGGGACGGCAATCCTCTGGACCTCACGTCCTACTTTGCCTATGGCGAGCTGCTCTGCAACGACGAGGGCTTAAATGACGAGGGGACCTATGAGGCCATTCCCGGCACGGTCCACGAGCATCAGACCGACTGCTGGTGGGCCCGGGAGTTCCGGGCCATGGACTGTGAGCAGTGCGGTGTGGATTACTGCAAGGAAATCGACGGCGCCGTGGTCCGCGGCTTCAATCCCACCATGGGGTTTGAACGCACGCAGAACATGCACCTCAACTCCTCCTGTGACTTCTACTTCCACAGTCCGGAAGTGAAGAGCGATTTCATGAGCACCTATGAAACCCGGCTGAAGCCCGGCCAGTGCGTAAAGCGGGAGATGGCCTACCACTGCGCGGACGTCTATCAGATGTACTGCCACGTCATCACCCAGGTGCTGCCGAATGACGCCGCCGGACTCATTGAACAGGTTCGCGCCATACTGTCCGAACGCTACGGCAAAGACTTTTTGCCTGTGCTGGACTCCTACAGCGGAACCGACTTTGAACAGATTTAA
- a CDS encoding divalent metal cation transporter produces MSEQVNLNEIQDLERLNQAPALTRWRGFSKYTGPAFLEAVTTLGAGSFASVAAMGAAYGYEMLWIPFYSYLLGMFMLTLGTKFAVHSRLDVITAQNKYQNKLIGSAVTGLIACYLGYVTFTFGQYALGTDALENMFALVNINFPRSVNWIVIFILSFPFAWMYGKNDKAVRFVENFCKILIAVMLVVFVAVIFVTGVDWGALLHGLLIPTLPSGIEGISTGIAALISVVAVGDWCQYHYAMKQRNFTPTHEKLAHFDLVVGGLVPVTLVLTFVGVAFAVTFSGGSFPDDTYALANALVGAIPSLAIQIGFYIGILAITVSTMIGMSTIAAQSLCRAFGKPLDPHSKLWKFGLISTQIGFLGAYIGKPMWAVILVAGLQSCFSWVSGSSWFLLANDRKFLGKHVVKNYLYNIGVLISVVVLNLTFVTFVLTKLGVWA; encoded by the coding sequence ATGAGTGAACAGGTAAATCTCAATGAGATTCAAGACCTTGAACGTCTTAATCAAGCACCTGCCTTAACCCGGTGGCGGGGATTCAGCAAATATACCGGGCCCGCATTCCTGGAGGCCGTCACCACCCTTGGCGCCGGTTCCTTTGCGTCCGTCGCAGCCATGGGCGCGGCCTATGGCTATGAGATGTTGTGGATCCCCTTCTACTCCTATCTGCTTGGTATGTTCATGCTGACGCTGGGCACCAAGTTTGCTGTCCACAGCAGGCTGGACGTTATCACTGCCCAGAACAAGTATCAAAATAAGCTGATCGGCTCCGCCGTCACAGGACTGATCGCATGCTATCTGGGATACGTGACCTTTACCTTCGGACAGTATGCCCTGGGTACGGACGCGTTGGAGAATATGTTCGCTCTGGTGAACATCAACTTCCCCAGATCTGTGAACTGGATCGTGATCTTTATCCTCTCCTTCCCCTTCGCCTGGATGTACGGCAAGAACGACAAGGCGGTCCGCTTTGTGGAGAATTTCTGCAAAATCCTGATCGCCGTCATGCTGGTCGTGTTCGTGGCCGTCATTTTTGTGACCGGCGTGGACTGGGGTGCATTGCTGCACGGCCTGCTGATCCCCACGCTGCCCAGCGGAATCGAGGGTATCTCCACTGGCATCGCCGCGCTGATCTCCGTGGTGGCTGTGGGCGACTGGTGTCAATACCACTATGCCATGAAGCAGCGCAACTTCACCCCCACCCATGAAAAGCTTGCTCACTTTGACCTGGTGGTGGGCGGCCTGGTTCCCGTAACGCTGGTCCTCACCTTCGTGGGCGTGGCGTTCGCCGTGACCTTCAGCGGCGGCTCCTTCCCCGACGACACCTACGCCCTGGCCAATGCCCTGGTAGGCGCCATCCCCAGCCTGGCCATCCAGATCGGCTTCTACATCGGCATTCTGGCCATCACCGTGTCCACCATGATCGGCATGAGCACCATCGCTGCCCAGTCCCTGTGCCGCGCCTTTGGAAAGCCCCTGGACCCCCACTCCAAGCTGTGGAAATTCGGCCTGATCAGTACGCAGATCGGCTTTTTGGGCGCTTACATCGGCAAGCCCATGTGGGCGGTCATCCTGGTGGCAGGCCTCCAGTCCTGCTTCTCCTGGGTCAGCGGTTCTTCCTGGTTCCTGCTGGCAAACGACCGCAAGTTCCTTGGCAAGCATGTGGTGAAGAACTACCTCTACAACATCGGCGTTTTGATCAGCGTTGTTGTTCTCAACCTCACCTTTGTCACCTTTGTTTTAACTAAGTTAGGAGTGTGGGCATAA
- a CDS encoding 2Fe-2S iron-sulfur cluster-binding protein: MREIEVKILRGAETGNGRYQTYTVTVEDDAAVSVMNLLEEIYNNQDHSLAFFSHAACRQAACGKCMVKVNGAVKLACKERVSADQITLEPYSKKVIRDLICEA; this comes from the coding sequence ATGAGAGAAATTGAAGTCAAAATCTTACGGGGGGCCGAAACAGGAAATGGCCGGTATCAGACCTACACAGTGACGGTGGAGGATGACGCGGCGGTTTCTGTCATGAATCTCCTGGAGGAAATATACAATAATCAGGACCACTCCCTCGCATTCTTCTCCCACGCGGCCTGCCGTCAGGCCGCATGCGGCAAATGCATGGTAAAGGTGAATGGCGCGGTGAAGCTGGCCTGCAAGGAAAGGGTGAGTGCCGACCAAATTACATTGGAACCCTATTCGAAAAAAGTGATCCGAGACTTAATATGTGAAGCGTGA
- a CDS encoding MarR family winged helix-turn-helix transcriptional regulator yields MSDNRLEFDEVILRICSYTNIDNRNHREYIPGVRLLPREMHTLEKIICHPGINTTKLAQITGIPKGTISKMTRDFEVRGLIDCFKDESNRKEVYYRGTETGLEVFEAHIEFHRVIGREFYSYFDALSDSSKEAVLDVLHRYADYMEDLCSQHVQSLDSL; encoded by the coding sequence ATGTCTGACAACCGCTTAGAGTTTGATGAGGTCATCCTGCGCATCTGCAGCTATACCAACATCGACAACCGCAATCACCGGGAATATATCCCCGGTGTGCGCCTGCTGCCGCGGGAAATGCACACACTGGAGAAAATCATCTGCCATCCCGGGATCAACACCACAAAGCTGGCCCAGATCACGGGCATCCCGAAGGGTACCATCTCCAAAATGACAAGGGATTTTGAAGTTCGGGGGCTGATCGACTGCTTTAAAGACGAGTCCAACCGCAAGGAGGTCTACTACCGGGGCACAGAGACCGGCTTGGAGGTATTCGAGGCCCACATCGAGTTTCACCGGGTCATCGGCCGGGAGTTTTACTCCTACTTTGACGCGCTTTCTGACTCTTCCAAAGAAGCTGTTTTGGATGTGCTCCACCGCTATGCCGACTATATGGAGGATCTTTGCAGTCAGCATGTCCAGTCCCTTGACTCCCTCTGA
- a CDS encoding serine dehydratase subunit alpha family protein — translation MEKMSTQYSTYVRILQRELVCAMGCTEPIAIAYCAAVARAELGALPDRLDIEASGNIIKNVKSVIVPNTDGRRGIEVAAAIGVLGGDASARLEVISHVDQAAKDMLPEYLKKTPVAIHMAQSPFLLDLTVTAFHGDSYAKVRIVNEHTNIVHVEHNGQVTLEKDLLPSVQDTQADLPDYTLLTVQDIYEFAATCDLADVREVIASQIEKNTRIAEEGLHSTYGANIGKVLLKSGADSVRVRAKAYAAAGSDARMNGCELPVVICAGSGNQGLTTSLPVIVYAEELHADEETLYRALVISNLVTLHIKENIGRLSAYCGAVCAGAGAGAGISYLYGGDCDVISHTIVNTLAVTSGIVCDGAKSSCAAKIAMAVEAGILGFEMYRNGQQFYGGEGLVLTGVENSIRNFGRLGREGMRETDCEIIRMMVEQ, via the coding sequence ATGGAAAAGATGTCCACCCAATACAGCACCTATGTTCGGATCCTTCAGCGGGAGCTCGTCTGTGCGATGGGCTGCACGGAACCCATCGCGATCGCCTACTGTGCGGCGGTGGCCCGGGCGGAGCTGGGCGCCCTGCCGGATCGGTTGGACATCGAGGCCAGTGGAAACATCATCAAAAATGTGAAAAGCGTCATCGTCCCCAACACGGACGGCAGGCGGGGCATCGAGGTGGCCGCCGCGATCGGCGTTTTGGGCGGCGACGCGTCCGCCCGGCTTGAGGTGATCTCCCATGTGGACCAGGCTGCAAAGGACATGCTGCCTGAGTATCTCAAAAAGACGCCTGTGGCCATCCACATGGCCCAATCTCCTTTTTTGCTTGACCTCACTGTGACCGCGTTCCATGGAGACTCCTATGCAAAAGTGCGCATCGTCAATGAGCACACCAACATCGTCCACGTGGAGCACAACGGCCAGGTGACACTGGAAAAAGACCTTCTCCCCAGTGTCCAGGACACCCAGGCCGACCTGCCGGACTACACTCTTCTGACCGTGCAGGACATCTATGAGTTTGCAGCCACCTGTGACTTGGCGGACGTCCGGGAGGTCATCGCGTCCCAGATTGAAAAAAACACCCGCATCGCCGAGGAGGGCCTTCACAGCACCTATGGGGCAAACATCGGAAAGGTGCTGCTTAAAAGCGGCGCAGACAGCGTACGGGTCCGGGCAAAAGCCTATGCGGCGGCGGGCAGCGACGCCCGGATGAACGGCTGTGAACTGCCGGTGGTCATCTGCGCCGGCAGCGGGAACCAGGGGCTGACCACCTCCCTGCCGGTCATTGTATACGCCGAAGAGCTTCACGCGGATGAAGAGACGCTCTACCGGGCGCTGGTGATTTCCAATCTGGTCACACTCCATATCAAGGAGAATATCGGACGGCTCAGCGCTTACTGCGGCGCGGTCTGCGCCGGCGCCGGCGCCGGTGCGGGCATCAGCTACCTGTACGGCGGGGATTGCGACGTCATCTCCCACACCATTGTCAATACGCTGGCCGTCACCTCCGGCATCGTCTGTGACGGTGCCAAGTCCTCCTGTGCCGCAAAGATCGCCATGGCGGTGGAGGCGGGCATCCTTGGATTCGAGATGTACCGCAACGGCCAGCAGTTTTACGGCGGCGAGGGCCTGGTGCTCACCGGCGTGGAAAACTCCATCCGCAACTTCGGCCGCCTGGGCCGGGAGGGTATGCGGGAGACGGACTGTGAGATCATCCGCATGATGGTGGAGCAGTAG
- a CDS encoding SLOG family protein — MDKRSVTCCFTGHRDIPRDQFKTITVRTELTIRKLIIVSGVQYFGVGGALGFDTLAAQILFRLRETDFPYIKVILVYPFEDFTSRWTDDQKDTYARMLSKYDKCVCISPVSSKEAYLARDRRLVDESSHCVAYCTRNTGGTAYTLRYAANKGGVSIHNVASDGAFC; from the coding sequence ATGGATAAGAGAAGTGTGACATGCTGTTTCACCGGACACCGGGACATTCCAAGAGATCAGTTTAAAACGATAACTGTCAGAACAGAACTCACAATCAGAAAATTGATAATCGTCTCGGGTGTGCAGTACTTTGGCGTCGGCGGCGCGCTTGGCTTTGACACGCTTGCTGCCCAGATATTATTCCGCCTGCGGGAAACCGATTTCCCGTATATTAAAGTGATCCTTGTATACCCATTCGAAGATTTTACAAGTCGCTGGACGGACGATCAAAAAGATACCTATGCGAGGATGCTGAGTAAATACGATAAGTGCGTCTGTATCTCTCCTGTGTCTTCCAAGGAGGCTTATCTGGCCCGGGACAGGCGCCTTGTGGATGAATCGTCCCACTGCGTCGCATACTGCACAAGGAATACCGGAGGAACGGCTTATACCCTCCGGTATGCAGCCAATAAAGGCGGCGTCAGCATCCATAATGTGGCATCAGATGGTGCATTTTGTTGA
- a CDS encoding DMT family transporter — protein MKKQMQGMIYVMLAAVLFGVMPLWAVNVYDNGGNPVFLSFCRFALSLPLLYILDRKLCPHHERTAPDRKFFLVCITYVLTPSLLFISYTKIASGLATTVHFIYPAIVLLLCRAMFRQSIRPVKYFCCFLCIAGVALFCTVGEQVDGLGLFLALLSAITYAGYVAYLPVSRVQETLAPFQLTLRLNLGGVVVLAILNTLMGTWAFNLTLQGWLYTLLLSWGTAVGATMLFQRGVQLCGAQNAAIFSVLEPLTSVVCGILFLRESCSVQIILGIILILAAVFLLSVCDFRGKQREDAPA, from the coding sequence GTGAAAAAGCAGATGCAGGGCATGATCTATGTCATGCTGGCCGCTGTCCTCTTCGGCGTCATGCCGCTGTGGGCGGTAAACGTGTATGACAACGGGGGAAATCCTGTCTTTCTCTCCTTCTGCCGGTTTGCGCTCAGCCTGCCGCTCCTGTACATACTGGACCGGAAGCTCTGCCCGCACCATGAGCGGACCGCGCCGGACAGGAAATTTTTCCTGGTCTGCATCACCTATGTTCTGACCCCCTCCCTCCTGTTCATCTCCTACACCAAAATTGCAAGCGGGCTGGCCACGACGGTGCATTTTATCTATCCCGCCATCGTGCTGCTGCTCTGCCGGGCCATGTTCCGGCAGAGCATCCGGCCCGTGAAGTACTTCTGCTGTTTTTTGTGCATCGCGGGCGTCGCCCTCTTCTGTACGGTGGGTGAGCAGGTGGACGGTCTGGGGCTCTTCCTTGCGTTGCTCTCCGCCATCACCTACGCCGGATATGTAGCCTATCTGCCGGTCAGCCGTGTGCAGGAGACCCTGGCCCCCTTCCAGCTGACGCTGCGGCTGAACCTTGGCGGCGTGGTGGTTTTGGCCATCCTCAACACCCTGATGGGCACGTGGGCGTTCAATCTCACCTTGCAGGGCTGGCTTTACACCCTTTTGCTCAGCTGGGGAACCGCCGTGGGCGCCACCATGCTGTTCCAGCGGGGCGTGCAGCTGTGCGGCGCGCAAAACGCCGCCATTTTCAGCGTATTGGAGCCTCTCACCAGTGTGGTGTGCGGGATTTTGTTCCTACGCGAGTCCTGCAGCGTGCAGATCATCTTGGGGATTATCCTGATTCTTGCGGCTGTGTTTCTCCTCTCCGTCTGTGATTTTCGCGGAAAGCAGCGGGAGGATGCGCCGGCCTGA
- the dnaX gene encoding DNA polymerase III subunit gamma/tau, giving the protein MYQALYRKWRPKTFSDVVGQSHITQTLQKQVCEGRTSHAYLFTGTRGTGKTTCAKILAKAVNCEHPANGDPCNECASCKGIESGSFLDVLELDAASNNGVDQVRALRDEAIYTPAQVKKRVYIVDEVHMLSTPAFNALLKILEEPPEHLMFILATTELHKVPATILSRCQRFSFKRITPKDIEQRLLYVADKEQIDLTGDGAELLSRLSDGALRDALSLLDQCAASGGTVDSAAVLEVLGLAGNLQTARMMDCILRKDAKAALLLLSQLYDSGKDVGAVLGELSTLTRDLLLRKTAPEGGAALLSGGYDSRSLDALDKNASARQLIYLATTLQETTANLLRSANRRTDAELCLLRLCDESLSGDLSALCARMDRLEERVRQMPTVLQASLSPAAPSAPMNPEIAPEADIVPEAREPDVVPPTYDPPPWEEPPAQTAEEERPPLPEEPPVVQQAPPRKAAAPAASNVWWQRLSEECKGQLPAMNRVYLDKVSGALDGDLLTVTCPDELTKGRLDTDRVRGVLIAQAAELAGKPVRLTFVLGQTAEPSPEERMKNLIDFGSRFDSFQIK; this is encoded by the coding sequence ATGTACCAGGCGCTGTACCGCAAATGGCGGCCCAAAACCTTTTCCGACGTGGTGGGTCAGTCCCACATTACCCAGACACTGCAAAAGCAGGTTTGCGAAGGCCGCACCTCCCACGCCTACCTCTTTACCGGCACCCGGGGCACGGGAAAGACCACCTGCGCCAAAATTCTGGCCAAGGCGGTCAACTGTGAGCACCCGGCAAACGGCGACCCCTGCAATGAATGCGCCTCCTGCAAGGGGATTGAGAGCGGCAGTTTTTTGGACGTATTGGAGCTGGATGCCGCCTCCAACAACGGCGTGGACCAGGTCCGCGCCCTGCGGGATGAGGCCATCTACACCCCAGCCCAGGTAAAAAAGCGGGTTTACATCGTGGACGAGGTCCACATGCTGTCCACCCCGGCCTTCAACGCGCTGCTGAAAATCCTTGAGGAGCCCCCGGAGCATCTAATGTTTATTTTGGCCACCACGGAACTCCACAAGGTGCCAGCCACCATTCTCTCCCGGTGCCAGCGGTTTTCCTTCAAGCGCATCACGCCCAAGGACATTGAGCAGCGCCTCCTCTATGTGGCGGACAAGGAGCAGATCGATCTGACCGGCGACGGCGCCGAGCTGCTGTCCCGGCTCTCCGACGGCGCGCTGCGGGACGCGCTCTCCCTGCTGGACCAGTGCGCGGCCTCCGGCGGCACCGTCGACTCTGCCGCCGTACTGGAGGTGTTAGGGCTGGCGGGCAACCTTCAGACCGCCCGCATGATGGACTGCATCCTCCGCAAGGATGCCAAGGCGGCCCTGCTGCTGCTGAGCCAGCTCTACGACAGCGGCAAGGATGTGGGCGCCGTTTTGGGCGAGCTCTCCACCCTGACCCGGGATTTATTGCTGCGCAAGACCGCTCCCGAGGGCGGCGCAGCGCTGCTCTCCGGCGGATACGACAGCCGTAGCCTGGACGCGCTGGACAAAAACGCCTCCGCCCGACAGCTCATCTACCTTGCCACCACACTGCAGGAGACCACGGCCAATTTGCTGCGCAGCGCCAACCGCCGCACGGACGCTGAGCTGTGCCTGCTGCGGCTGTGTGACGAGTCCCTGAGCGGCGATCTGAGCGCGCTTTGCGCCCGGATGGACCGATTGGAGGAGCGGGTCCGGCAGATGCCCACTGTTTTGCAGGCCTCCCTCTCTCCCGCCGCGCCATCCGCCCCAATGAATCCGGAAATCGCTCCGGAGGCGGATATTGTCCCGGAGGCCCGGGAACCGGATGTCGTCCCGCCCACCTATGACCCCCCGCCCTGGGAAGAGCCCCCGGCTCAGACGGCGGAAGAGGAGCGTCCCCCCCTCCCGGAGGAACCTCCCGTTGTCCAGCAGGCACCGCCCCGAAAGGCGGCGGCCCCGGCCGCTTCCAATGTCTGGTGGCAGCGCCTGTCCGAGGAGTGCAAGGGGCAGCTCCCCGCCATGAACCGGGTCTATCTGGATAAGGTTTCAGGCGCTTTAGATGGTGATCTTTTAACGGTGACCTGCCCCGACGAGCTGACAAAGGGACGGCTGGACACGGACCGGGTCCGGGGTGTGCTCATCGCCCAGGCCGCTGAACTTGCGGGAAAGCCGGTGCGGCTGACCTTTGTCCTTGGCCAGACCGCCGAACCTTCTCCCGAGGAGCGGATGAAGAATTTGATCGATTTCGGAAGCAGGTTTGACAGCTTCCAGATTAAGTAA